The window AGGTTGCGTTGATGGTAAAGAAATACCTCACCGCAAAACCTGTCAAATTTTAACGCAGTAAGGCGATCATATATGCCATGTCAAATGAATCAAAGATAACAAAAGCCGAAAAAGAAAAGTATATAATACAGTTCAAGAATGTCACGCAAAGATATCCGAACGGAACAAAAGCGCTTAAAAACGTCAATCTCAACATTGAAAAGGGTGAATTCGTTTTTATCGTCGGAGCTTCCGGTGCGGGCAAGTCGACCCTGGTAAAGCTTCTCATGCGCGAAGAAAAGATATGCGGCGGAGAGCTTAGAGTAAACGGCTTCGACCTGAAGAGGATGTCTTCTTTCCGTGTCCCCATATTGCGCAGAACCGTCGGAGTCGTGTTTCAGGATTACCGTCTGCTGCCAAAGCTTACCGCATATGAAAATATTGCTTTCGCGATGCATATGATCGGTGAACCGAAAAGTGAGATAGACAAACGCGTCAAGGCATTTTTAAGGCTTGTCAATCTTGATGACAAAGCAAATTCCTTCCCGCATGAACTGTCAGGCGGTGAACAGCAGAGAGTTGCTTTGGCAAGAGCCGTTATAAACAAGCCGGCGATAATTCTTGCGGACGAGCCCACCGGAAATATCGATCCCATGATGAGTGTCGAGATGATGGAGCTGTTATGCAAATTCAATAAATGGGGCACGACCGTTGTCGTCGTCACTCACGACAAGAATCTCGTGGATTATTACAGCAAAAGAGTTGTCACGATCAACAACGGTAAAATTACAAGCGACAAGCAGGGCGGTATGTTCGATGAAGATTAAAGTACCGAAGCTGGGATATTTTATAAAGCTCACTTTTCAGGGCATATTCAGAAACGGCGTCATGTCGTTTGCTTCCATGCTTGTGCTGATGAGCTGTCTTATCGCCACCGGAACGGCGTGGCTTTTATCAATCA is drawn from Oscillospiraceae bacterium and contains these coding sequences:
- the ftsE gene encoding cell division ATP-binding protein FtsE; translation: MIQFKNVTQRYPNGTKALKNVNLNIEKGEFVFIVGASGAGKSTLVKLLMREEKICGGELRVNGFDLKRMSSFRVPILRRTVGVVFQDYRLLPKLTAYENIAFAMHMIGEPKSEIDKRVKAFLRLVNLDDKANSFPHELSGGEQQRVALARAVINKPAIILADEPTGNIDPMMSVEMMELLCKFNKWGTTVVVVTHDKNLVDYYSKRVVTINNGKITSDKQGGMFDED